In Paracoccus jeotgali, the following are encoded in one genomic region:
- the infA gene encoding translation initiation factor IF-1 — MAKEEMLEFPGVVKELLPNATFRVELENGHEIIAHMAGKMRKNRIRVLAGDKVQVEMNTYDLTKGRINYRFK; from the coding sequence ATGGCCAAGGAAGAAATGCTCGAATTCCCAGGCGTCGTGAAGGAACTTCTGCCGAACGCGACATTCCGGGTCGAGCTTGAAAACGGCCATGAGATCATCGCGCATATGGCAGGAAAGATGCGAAAAAACCGCATCCGCGTTCTGGCCGGCGACAAGGTTCAGGTGGAAATGAACACCTATGATCTGACCAAGGGCCGGATCAACTATCGTTTCAAGTAA
- a CDS encoding heavy metal translocating P-type ATPase yields the protein MMLTAATLVGMLAATLGLWPLQGATAAWVSLAGLVLVYLAGGLPAGWRALGALWRDRVLDIDLLMVVAAIAAAAVGAPFEGAVLLTLFSVSTTLEDRALGRARRAVEALMALRPETALRKHPDGSVTEIPAAELAVGDIFVLRPGARVPTDGVIAAGRGALDEANITGESMPVTKQQGDMVFEATVNLDGVLDATVTKTVEESTVARMIALVTEAQAAKAPSERFSEWFGQRYTVAVLLGAVLAFAVFRWIEGDWHAALYRAAVLLVAASPCAIVISVPAAILSALSAAARRGVLFKGGAALETLAAIDSFAFDKTGTLTTGKASVTRLVALDGDETRFLSLLAGLEAQSEHHSAAAIRQEAARRQIEGVSVHNVAALPSEGIMGDASDGRLWAGNPRMAARMGVGIDHPKLRVLAEDPDTVIYVGRDSTLLGAVSLADQVRPSSALALAALRDSGVTQVLMMTGDRAPVALRIGAELGFRPTEINADMLAEDKVRMIGALADQGRVAFVGDGVNDAAALARADVGIAMGAAGSEVALQAADVALLSEDMTQLAAAHQLARRTARIIRQNLIFAMGAMAVLVTGGLFFELPLPLAVIGHEGGTVLVVLNGLRLLRTPEERGA from the coding sequence ATGATGCTGACCGCCGCCACGCTTGTCGGGATGCTGGCGGCGACGCTCGGGCTGTGGCCGCTGCAGGGCGCGACCGCCGCCTGGGTGTCGCTGGCCGGGCTGGTGCTGGTCTATCTGGCCGGCGGGCTGCCGGCGGGGTGGCGAGCGCTGGGTGCGCTGTGGCGGGACCGGGTGCTGGATATCGACCTGCTGATGGTGGTGGCGGCGATTGCGGCCGCCGCCGTGGGCGCCCCGTTCGAAGGCGCGGTGCTGCTGACGCTGTTCAGCGTCTCGACGACGCTCGAGGACCGCGCTCTTGGCCGCGCCCGCCGCGCGGTCGAGGCGCTGATGGCGCTGCGCCCCGAAACCGCGCTGCGCAAGCACCCGGACGGCAGCGTGACCGAGATCCCGGCGGCGGAACTGGCGGTGGGCGACATCTTCGTGCTGCGCCCCGGCGCCCGCGTGCCCACCGACGGGGTGATCGCCGCCGGGCGCGGCGCGCTGGACGAGGCGAACATCACCGGCGAATCCATGCCCGTCACCAAGCAGCAGGGCGACATGGTGTTCGAGGCGACGGTGAATCTCGACGGCGTGCTGGACGCGACGGTGACAAAAACCGTCGAGGAAAGCACCGTCGCCCGGATGATCGCGCTGGTGACCGAGGCGCAGGCCGCCAAGGCGCCGTCCGAGCGGTTCAGCGAATGGTTCGGGCAGCGCTATACCGTCGCGGTGCTGCTGGGCGCGGTGCTGGCCTTCGCGGTCTTTCGCTGGATCGAGGGCGACTGGCACGCGGCGCTGTATCGCGCGGCGGTGCTGCTGGTCGCGGCCAGCCCCTGCGCCATCGTCATCTCGGTCCCCGCCGCGATCCTGTCGGCGCTGTCGGCGGCGGCGCGCCGGGGCGTGCTGTTCAAGGGCGGCGCGGCGCTGGAGACGCTGGCGGCCATCGACAGCTTCGCCTTTGACAAGACCGGCACGCTGACCACCGGCAAGGCCTCGGTGACGCGCTTGGTCGCGCTGGACGGTGATGAGACCCGGTTCCTGTCGCTGCTGGCCGGGCTCGAGGCGCAGTCCGAACACCACAGCGCCGCCGCGATCCGGCAAGAGGCGGCGCGGCGGCAGATCGAGGGCGTCTCGGTCCACAATGTCGCGGCCCTGCCCAGCGAGGGGATCATGGGCGACGCGTCGGATGGCAGGCTGTGGGCCGGCAACCCGCGCATGGCGGCGCGGATGGGGGTCGGGATCGACCACCCAAAGCTGCGGGTGCTGGCCGAGGACCCTGACACGGTGATCTATGTCGGGCGCGACTCTACCCTGCTGGGCGCGGTCAGCCTCGCCGATCAGGTGCGGCCAAGCTCGGCCCTGGCGCTGGCGGCGCTGCGGGACAGCGGCGTGACGCAGGTCCTGATGATGACCGGCGACCGCGCGCCGGTCGCCCTGCGCATCGGCGCGGAACTGGGCTTTCGGCCGACCGAGATCAACGCCGACATGCTGGCCGAGGACAAGGTCCGCATGATCGGCGCGCTTGCCGATCAGGGCCGTGTCGCTTTCGTGGGGGACGGCGTCAACGATGCGGCGGCGCTGGCGCGCGCCGATGTCGGCATCGCCATGGGCGCGGCCGGGTCCGAGGTCGCGCTGCAGGCAGCCGATGTGGCGCTGCTGTCCGAGGACATGACGCAGCTTGCCGCCGCGCATCAACTGGCGCGCCGGACCGCGCGGATCATCCGCCAGAACCTGATCTTTGCCATGGGTGCGATGGCCGTTCTGGTGACGGGTGGGCTGTTCTTCGAACTGCCCCTGCCGCTGGCCGTGATCGGCCATGAAGGCGGGACAGTGCTGGTGGTGCTGAACGGGCTGCGCCTGCTGCGGACGCCGGAGGAGCGGGGGGCGTAG
- a CDS encoding zinc ribbon domain-containing protein YjdM, with protein sequence MTETLPPCPACASGYTYQLDSLLICPECGHEWQPGAPADETSDDAAEVRDSVGNVLQDGDTVMVIKDLKVKGSSSVVKVGTRVRGIRLTSGDHDIDCKIAGIGQMGLKSQFVKKVGD encoded by the coding sequence ATGACCGAAACCCTGCCGCCCTGCCCCGCATGTGCCTCTGGCTACACCTATCAGCTGGACAGCCTGCTGATCTGCCCCGAATGCGGCCATGAATGGCAGCCGGGCGCGCCAGCAGACGAGACGTCAGACGACGCGGCAGAGGTCCGCGACAGCGTCGGGAACGTCCTGCAGGACGGCGACACGGTGATGGTGATCAAGGATCTCAAGGTCAAGGGCTCGTCATCCGTGGTCAAGGTCGGGACGCGGGTGCGCGGCATCCGGCTGACCAGCGGCGATCATGACATCGACTGCAAGATCGCCGGGATCGGACAGATGGGGCTGAAATCGCAATTCGTGAAGAAGGTCGGGGATTAG
- a CDS encoding Maf family protein, protein MNDHPHPRLILGSASPRRLELLAQIGIRPDAVLPADIDETPRRGENARDYVRRMSREKAAAVPAGPDDIVLTADTVVTAGRRILGKPADADEARAFLRLLSGRRHRVMTAVSVRRAGRDWQRLVETIVRMRPLTDTDIAAYLNSDEWRGKAGGYAIQGRAGEFVVWISGSFSAVVGLPLTETANLLRAARATPGPEAP, encoded by the coding sequence ATGAACGACCATCCCCATCCACGGCTGATCCTCGGTTCGGCCAGCCCCAGACGGCTGGAGCTGCTGGCGCAGATCGGAATCCGGCCTGACGCCGTGCTGCCGGCCGATATCGACGAAACACCCCGTCGCGGCGAAAACGCCCGCGACTACGTCCGCCGCATGTCGCGCGAAAAGGCTGCGGCGGTGCCCGCAGGCCCCGATGACATCGTGCTGACCGCCGACACCGTGGTGACGGCAGGGCGGCGCATCCTCGGCAAACCCGCAGATGCGGACGAGGCGCGGGCCTTTCTGCGCCTGCTCTCGGGCCGGCGGCACCGGGTGATGACCGCCGTCTCGGTCCGCCGCGCCGGGCGCGACTGGCAGCGGCTGGTCGAGACCATCGTCCGGATGCGGCCGCTGACCGACACCGATATCGCCGCCTATCTCAACAGCGACGAATGGCGCGGCAAGGCGGGCGGCTATGCGATCCAGGGCCGCGCGGGCGAATTCGTGGTCTGGATCTCGGGCTCGTTCAGCGCCGTGGTCGGATTGCCGCTGACCGAAACCGCCAATCTGCTGCGCGCCGCGCGCGCCACCCCCGGACCGGAGGCCCCATGA
- a CDS encoding ribonuclease E/G encodes MKGREIQIGRIKGRDAAVLLVDGRLEDLAIDASGLAPFLPGAILRGRVKRLMKGQGGVFVALPDGATGYLRDRSGLGEGQAVLVQVSGMAEPGKAVPLTSRLLIRGRYGIVTPGAPGVNISRAVRDPERRALLQELGNRAQPSDQSGLILRSAAADAPDDEIAAELQDITAIAAQILSDAEGAPELLLDAPTPAETAWQDWAEPAPDSITEDDDLPPDTLDALHKLLDPRIALPAGASALIEPTHALIAVDVNTGTDSSPAAGLKANVALARELPRQLRLRGLGGQVVVDFAPMPKRDRGTVEQELKKAFRIEGSEAVLAGFTTMGLFELSRKRDRVPLTRLVEAEP; translated from the coding sequence ATGAAGGGACGCGAAATCCAGATCGGCCGCATCAAGGGCCGCGACGCGGCCGTGCTGCTGGTCGACGGGCGGCTTGAAGATCTGGCCATCGACGCCAGCGGGCTGGCCCCGTTCCTGCCCGGCGCGATCCTGCGCGGCCGCGTCAAGCGGCTGATGAAGGGGCAGGGCGGGGTGTTCGTCGCGCTGCCCGACGGCGCCACAGGCTATCTGCGCGACCGCAGCGGGCTGGGCGAGGGGCAGGCGGTGCTGGTGCAGGTCAGCGGCATGGCCGAGCCGGGCAAGGCGGTGCCTTTGACCTCGCGCCTGCTGATCCGCGGGCGTTACGGCATCGTCACGCCGGGCGCGCCGGGGGTGAACATCTCGCGCGCGGTCCGCGACCCCGAGCGTCGGGCGCTGCTGCAAGAGCTGGGCAACCGGGCGCAGCCCTCGGACCAGAGCGGCCTGATCCTGCGCAGCGCGGCCGCAGACGCACCCGATGACGAGATCGCGGCCGAGTTGCAGGACATCACCGCCATCGCCGCGCAGATCCTCTCGGATGCCGAGGGCGCGCCGGAGTTGCTGCTGGATGCCCCGACCCCGGCCGAGACCGCCTGGCAGGACTGGGCCGAGCCCGCGCCTGATTCGATCACCGAAGACGACGATCTGCCGCCTGACACGCTGGATGCGCTGCACAAGCTGCTCGATCCCCGCATCGCGCTGCCCGCCGGCGCCTCGGCGCTGATCGAGCCGACGCATGCGCTGATCGCGGTCGATGTGAACACCGGCACTGACAGCTCGCCCGCCGCCGGGCTCAAGGCCAACGTCGCGCTGGCGCGGGAACTGCCCCGCCAGTTGCGGCTGCGCGGTCTGGGCGGGCAGGTGGTCGTGGACTTCGCGCCGATGCCCAAGCGCGACCGCGGCACGGTGGAACAAGAGCTGAAAAAAGCCTTCCGCATCGAAGGCAGCGAGGCCGTGCTGGCCGGGTTCACCACCATGGGCCTGTTCGAGCTGAGCCGAAAGCGCGACCGCGTCCCCCTGACCCGCCTTGTCGAGGCGGAGCCCTGA
- a CDS encoding DUF924 family protein — protein MNSTDENAEWSEVIGFWFPEGRSLQIDAAKHKALWVWRMRGGAHEAVTRRFSELTEAAAAGRLAHWAADREGRLALIILLDQFSRSVWQGSARAFAQDPAALALTREGLSNGHYAALPTPWFKVVFGLPLGHCEGPDHLARLDLLIRLREDIAAEAPVPLRPIYTSLVKQARDVRQIVATFGRHPHRNALLGRTSTREEEAYLTTGDFPHLRAFEGQDEGE, from the coding sequence ATGAACAGCACTGACGAAAACGCGGAATGGTCCGAGGTCATCGGTTTCTGGTTCCCCGAAGGCCGCTCGCTGCAGATCGACGCCGCAAAGCACAAGGCGCTGTGGGTCTGGCGGATGCGCGGCGGCGCGCATGAGGCGGTGACGCGGCGGTTTTCCGAGCTGACCGAGGCCGCGGCGGCCGGGCGGCTGGCGCATTGGGCGGCGGACCGCGAGGGGCGGCTGGCGCTGATCATCCTGCTCGACCAGTTCTCGCGCTCGGTCTGGCAGGGCAGCGCCCGCGCCTTTGCGCAGGACCCGGCGGCGCTCGCCTTGACGCGCGAGGGGCTGTCGAACGGCCACTATGCCGCGCTGCCGACGCCGTGGTTCAAAGTCGTCTTCGGCCTGCCGCTGGGTCACTGCGAGGGGCCGGACCACCTCGCCCGTCTCGACCTGCTGATCCGCCTGCGCGAAGACATCGCCGCCGAGGCGCCGGTCCCGCTGCGGCCGATCTATACCTCGCTGGTCAAACAGGCCCGAGACGTGAGGCAGATCGTTGCAACCTTCGGCCGCCACCCGCACCGCAACGCGCTGCTGGGTCGCACATCGACGCGAGAGGAAGAGGCGTATCTGACGACGGGAGACTTCCCGCATCTGCGGGCGTTTGAGGGGCAGGATGAGGGAGAGTGA
- a CDS encoding response regulator, whose product MMSGIDILLIEDEPNIAEAVRFILMREGWRLEIWTEGGQALDRIRALRPRLVILDVMLPAQSGLEVLAALRADPELASTQVLMLTARGGASLGGATRLGKGDAMAGAGLFDAPEPVCADAAPDAAHAGQDRGTPAARPDFVMAKPFDNDELRRVVKEMLGQPA is encoded by the coding sequence ATGATGTCCGGCATCGACATCCTGCTGATCGAGGATGAGCCCAACATCGCCGAGGCGGTGCGCTTCATCCTGATGCGAGAGGGGTGGCGGCTGGAGATCTGGACCGAGGGCGGCCAAGCGCTCGACCGCATCCGCGCGCTGCGCCCCCGGCTGGTGATCCTTGACGTCATGCTGCCCGCGCAATCGGGGCTCGAGGTGCTGGCGGCGCTGCGGGCGGACCCCGAACTGGCCTCCACTCAGGTCCTGATGCTGACCGCGCGCGGCGGTGCCAGCCTGGGCGGCGCGACGCGGCTGGGCAAGGGCGACGCCATGGCCGGGGCAGGGCTGTTCGACGCGCCCGAGCCTGTCTGCGCTGACGCCGCCCCCGACGCCGCACACGCCGGGCAAGATCGCGGCACACCCGCCGCCCGGCCGGATTTCGTCATGGCCAAGCCCTTCGACAATGACGAATTGCGCCGCGTCGTCAAAGAGATGCTGGGCCAGCCGGCATGA
- a CDS encoding DNA gyrase inhibitor YacG, with amino-acid sequence MTRCPICKKPSDEAYRPFCSKRCADVDLAHWLRGDYAIPGEPVDPDAEDAPEREE; translated from the coding sequence ATGACCCGCTGTCCGATCTGCAAGAAGCCTAGCGACGAGGCCTATCGCCCGTTCTGCTCGAAACGCTGCGCCGATGTCGACCTCGCCCATTGGCTGCGGGGCGACTATGCGATCCCCGGCGAACCGGTGGACCCTGACGCAGAAGACGCCCCCGAGAGGGAAGAATAG
- a CDS encoding XRE family transcriptional regulator, with product MSQPRIPEPAASPGPAPQRVPPGSHIRERRLSLGRAQADVARAAGISPAYLNLIEHDRRNLTPAIRARLAEVLDISETELEAGREQAVLSGLRVAAAEAPPDLQPPPEVARIAEFAARLPGWAALLVALSERAAAQSRRLADLSERMTRNPYLLDTLHEVLSATTSLRSTASILVQEPRMEDQWRERFHGNLDQDSRRLAVTAQALVAYLDGFEHDTGLMTPQEEFDDWIAQGRPDGGPVSDAARDLAQRWLAQEARDRQDCPDALLAEMVGGDPDPDPLRLAMQHNLAPDLVLRRLGLTEAASGLMVCDGAGKPIFRRAARGMAARTQGDPCGMLPLFEALGQPGTPVLRVIETETGLRFRALALATRQPAWGAAGPMLSRAVMLLRPVPEAEQDAIPHTPPVPVGPTCRICPRPDCPARQVASILHSG from the coding sequence ATGAGCCAGCCGCGCATCCCTGAACCCGCCGCCTCGCCCGGTCCCGCCCCGCAGCGGGTGCCGCCGGGGTCGCATATTCGCGAAAGGCGGCTGTCCTTGGGGCGGGCGCAGGCGGATGTGGCGCGGGCGGCGGGGATCTCGCCCGCCTATCTGAACCTGATCGAACATGACCGGCGCAACCTGACCCCGGCGATCCGCGCCCGGCTGGCCGAGGTGCTGGACATCTCGGAAACCGAGCTTGAGGCCGGGCGCGAGCAGGCGGTGCTGTCCGGCCTGCGCGTGGCCGCCGCCGAGGCACCGCCCGATCTGCAACCGCCGCCCGAGGTCGCGCGCATCGCCGAGTTCGCCGCCCGGCTGCCCGGCTGGGCCGCCCTGCTGGTCGCGCTGTCGGAACGCGCGGCGGCGCAGTCGCGGCGGCTGGCGGACCTGTCAGAGCGCATGACCCGCAACCCCTATCTGCTGGATACGCTGCACGAGGTGCTGTCGGCCACGACCTCGCTGCGCTCTACCGCCTCGATCCTGGTGCAGGAGCCGCGGATGGAGGATCAGTGGCGCGAGCGGTTCCACGGCAATCTGGATCAGGACAGTCGCCGGCTGGCGGTGACGGCGCAGGCGCTGGTCGCCTATCTGGACGGGTTCGAGCACGACACCGGGCTGATGACCCCGCAAGAGGAATTCGACGACTGGATCGCGCAGGGCAGGCCGGACGGGGGGCCGGTCTCGGACGCGGCGCGCGACCTGGCGCAGCGCTGGCTGGCGCAAGAGGCCCGCGACCGGCAGGACTGCCCCGACGCGCTGCTGGCCGAGATGGTGGGTGGCGATCCCGATCCGGACCCGCTGCGGCTGGCGATGCAGCACAATCTGGCCCCGGATCTGGTCCTGCGCCGGCTGGGGCTGACCGAGGCGGCATCGGGGCTGATGGTCTGCGACGGCGCCGGCAAGCCGATCTTTCGCCGCGCCGCGCGCGGCATGGCCGCCCGCACCCAGGGCGACCCCTGCGGGATGCTGCCGCTGTTCGAGGCTTTGGGCCAGCCCGGCACCCCGGTCCTGCGCGTGATCGAGACCGAGACCGGCCTGCGCTTTCGGGCGCTGGCGCTGGCCACCCGGCAGCCCGCCTGGGGCGCCGCCGGCCCGATGCTGAGCCGGGCGGTCATGCTGCTGCGCCCCGTGCCCGAGGCCGAGCAGGACGCCATACCCCACACCCCCCCGGTGCCGGTCGGGCCGACCTGCCGGATCTGTCCGCGCCCCGATTGCCCGGCGCGTCAGGTCGCCTCGATCCTGCATTCGGGATAG
- a CDS encoding ATP-binding protein has translation MSFDGLVIAALCYVGLLFAVAFGADRAAERGRTRWSEQPLTYTLSLSVYCTAWTFYGAVGYASRSGLEFATIYLGPTIVLAGSWWWLRRLVRVAKMHRVTSIADLVSARFGKSNPLAALMTLISLVAATPYVALQLQSVSLSFSVFGQGDVLPGPLDLWVAGGLAVFAILFGTRNLAADERHHGVVMAIAIEAVVKLVAFVALGVWVVWGLAGGAGDVIARIAARAAAPDAAGWVLRPDRWTTLIAVSAAAVVTLPRMFQVLIVEPADERPLNSAAWAFPAYLFAMSLFVLPIAVVGRDMLPADISPDLYVLHLPLSQGKNGLALLVFLGGLSSATSMVIISAIALATMVSNHWLVPLYLMMRRTDAADAPPSNLRNPLLVSRRIAVLGVIGAGALYQTYGGGQALAAMGTVAFIGVAQLLPAMLGGLVWRGATRLGAYAGIVSGATVWMLLVFLPSLGWLRAPDFGPVDAQAAAIIISLGLNILLFSVVSLVTLPAPQERVQGMSFVHAVAPEAAAATAPTNGGGASRAEALLALARRVWGGDEALRFFRAEADRQGKSGFLPDVTADFLSRMERRLAGAVGTATAHAMLAQVGGQRPTSMAELMAVAGEAQRAKERAKRLKDDAGELARTARRLQEANDRLTALSVQKDAFLGQISHELRTPMTSVRAFSELLKLPDLSAEERSRFASIIHDEATRLTRLLDDLLDLSVLESGRARLSLGPVNLHEVISRAIEASSALGKGADLIIDRDPPSEHLMVLTDADRLLQVLINLIGNARKYCDSARPVLTIRVRRLAETTQIDVMDNGKGIAPEQQDLIFEKFSRLNDPSRAGGAGLGLAISREVMQALGGTITYLPGHDGAAFRLQLPLRPPGLSPQERDLQTES, from the coding sequence ATGAGCTTTGACGGGCTGGTGATCGCGGCCCTGTGCTATGTGGGGCTGCTGTTCGCCGTGGCCTTCGGGGCCGACCGCGCCGCCGAGCGCGGCCGCACCCGGTGGAGCGAGCAGCCCCTGACCTATACCCTGTCGCTGTCGGTCTATTGCACCGCCTGGACGTTCTATGGCGCGGTCGGCTATGCCAGCCGCTCGGGGCTGGAGTTCGCGACCATCTATCTGGGCCCCACCATCGTGCTGGCCGGAAGCTGGTGGTGGCTGCGCCGGCTGGTGCGCGTGGCCAAGATGCACCGCGTCACCTCGATCGCGGACCTCGTCTCGGCCCGGTTCGGCAAGTCGAACCCGCTGGCGGCGCTGATGACGCTGATCTCGCTGGTGGCGGCGACGCCTTATGTGGCGCTGCAACTGCAATCGGTCTCGCTGTCGTTTTCGGTGTTCGGGCAGGGCGATGTGCTGCCCGGCCCGCTGGATCTGTGGGTGGCGGGGGGGCTGGCGGTCTTTGCCATCCTGTTCGGCACCCGCAACCTTGCCGCGGATGAGCGTCATCACGGCGTGGTCATGGCCATCGCCATCGAGGCCGTGGTCAAGCTGGTGGCGTTCGTCGCCTTGGGCGTCTGGGTGGTCTGGGGGCTGGCGGGCGGGGCGGGCGATGTGATTGCGCGCATTGCCGCCCGCGCGGCCGCCCCGGATGCCGCCGGCTGGGTCTTGCGCCCCGACCGCTGGACGACGCTGATCGCGGTTTCGGCCGCCGCTGTCGTCACGCTGCCCCGGATGTTTCAGGTGCTGATCGTCGAGCCGGCGGACGAGCGGCCGCTGAACTCTGCCGCCTGGGCGTTTCCGGCCTATCTCTTCGCGATGTCGCTGTTCGTGCTGCCGATTGCGGTGGTCGGGCGCGACATGCTGCCCGCCGATATCTCGCCTGACCTCTATGTGCTGCATCTGCCGTTGTCGCAGGGCAAGAACGGGCTGGCGCTGCTGGTGTTTCTGGGCGGGCTCAGCTCGGCCACCTCGATGGTCATCATCAGCGCCATCGCGCTGGCGACGATGGTGTCGAACCACTGGCTGGTGCCGCTGTATCTGATGATGCGCCGCACCGATGCGGCGGACGCGCCGCCCAGCAACCTGCGCAATCCGCTGCTGGTCTCGCGCCGGATCGCGGTCCTGGGGGTGATCGGGGCGGGGGCGCTCTATCAGACCTATGGCGGCGGGCAGGCGCTGGCGGCGATGGGGACGGTGGCCTTCATCGGCGTGGCGCAACTGCTGCCGGCGATGCTAGGCGGGCTGGTCTGGCGCGGCGCGACGCGGCTGGGCGCCTATGCCGGCATCGTCTCGGGGGCGACGGTGTGGATGCTGCTGGTGTTTCTGCCCTCGCTGGGCTGGCTGCGGGCGCCCGATTTCGGCCCCGTGGACGCGCAGGCGGCGGCGATCATCATCTCGCTGGGGCTGAACATCCTGCTGTTCTCGGTCGTCTCGCTGGTCACGCTGCCCGCCCCGCAAGAGCGCGTGCAGGGCATGTCCTTTGTCCATGCCGTGGCCCCCGAGGCCGCCGCCGCCACCGCGCCCACCAATGGCGGCGGCGCCAGCCGGGCCGAGGCGCTGCTGGCGCTGGCCCGCCGGGTTTGGGGCGGCGACGAGGCGCTGCGTTTCTTCCGCGCCGAGGCTGATCGGCAGGGCAAATCCGGCTTTCTGCCCGACGTGACCGCCGATTTCCTATCGCGGATGGAACGGCGCTTGGCGGGTGCCGTGGGCACCGCCACCGCGCATGCGATGCTGGCGCAGGTGGGCGGGCAGCGGCCGACCTCGATGGCCGAGTTGATGGCCGTCGCGGGCGAGGCGCAGCGGGCCAAGGAACGCGCCAAGCGGCTGAAAGACGACGCGGGCGAACTGGCCCGCACCGCCCGCCGCCTGCAAGAGGCCAATGACCGGCTGACCGCGCTGTCGGTGCAGAAGGACGCGTTTCTGGGCCAGATCAGCCACGAGCTGCGCACGCCCATGACCTCGGTCCGGGCGTTTTCCGAGCTGCTGAAGCTACCCGATCTGTCGGCCGAGGAACGCAGCCGCTTCGCCTCGATCATCCATGACGAGGCGACGCGGCTGACCCGCCTGCTGGATGATCTGCTGGACCTGTCGGTGCTGGAAAGCGGCCGGGCGCGGCTGAGCCTGGGGCCGGTGAACCTGCACGAGGTCATCTCGCGCGCGATCGAGGCCAGCTCGGCGCTGGGCAAGGGGGCGGATCTGATCATCGACCGCGACCCGCCTTCGGAACATCTGATGGTGCTGACCGACGCCGACCGGCTGCTGCAAGTGCTGATCAACCTGATCGGGAACGCCCGCAAATACTGCGATTCGGCGCGGCCGGTGCTGACCATCCGCGTCCGCAGGCTGGCCGAGACGACGCAGATCGACGTCATGGACAACGGCAAGGGCATCGCGCCCGAACAGCAGGATCTGATCTTCGAGAAATTCTCGCGGCTGAACGATCCGTCGCGGGCCGGGGGCGCGGGGCTGGGGCTGGCGATCTCGCGCGAGGTGATGCAGGCGCTTGGCGGGACGATCACCTATCTGCCCGGCCATGACGGCGCGGCCTTCCGGCTGCAACTGCCGCTGCGCCCGCCCGGCCTGTCACCGCAAGAGCGGGATCTGCAAACCGAATCTTAA
- a CDS encoding FliM/FliN family flagellar motor C-terminal domain-containing protein, producing the protein MTAAGEKPAMGEAPRQGALALLGQRLARAQAAAPVPVAARAVVPRPTPERGLANAVGRAAQRVCGLPTYPTQMRITPATLAELPELLPDRALVLVVEDASGALGVVGLCPAALTSLIEMQSIGRVTRAEPRERRATRTDAAICADFVNATLAELAGELAFLGADAPSRFRYASFVDDPRPLELMLDDLAYRAMRIDLRFGQGGVRDGALILFLPDPSPPSVLTHDSRDLPPAAAAPAEGPVPRSLAQAVSAVPLPLNVILCRRPILLRDLRALRPGDVLKLPPDAMSAVRIETAGGQLLHRGKLGTLHGNRAIRIGGARGTEDAASAAAQPTPHRDAAPAFDPGDEDASLFAPAGDGDAPPVSFLTEPPLGDAAHPDPFRGGAAGDRASPD; encoded by the coding sequence GTGACGGCAGCGGGCGAGAAACCGGCGATGGGCGAGGCGCCACGGCAGGGCGCATTGGCGCTGCTGGGGCAGCGCCTGGCGCGCGCGCAGGCGGCGGCCCCGGTGCCGGTGGCGGCGCGGGCGGTGGTGCCGCGACCGACGCCGGAACGGGGGCTCGCCAATGCGGTGGGGCGGGCGGCGCAGCGGGTCTGCGGGCTGCCGACCTATCCGACGCAAATGCGGATCACGCCCGCGACGCTGGCCGAACTGCCCGAACTGCTGCCCGACCGCGCGCTGGTTCTGGTGGTCGAGGATGCGTCGGGCGCGCTTGGCGTGGTCGGGCTGTGCCCCGCCGCGCTGACCTCGCTGATCGAGATGCAGTCCATCGGCCGCGTGACCCGGGCCGAGCCGCGCGAACGCCGCGCGACCCGCACCGACGCCGCGATCTGCGCCGATTTCGTCAACGCCACGCTGGCGGAACTGGCGGGCGAGCTGGCCTTTCTGGGCGCCGATGCCCCGTCCCGGTTCCGCTATGCGAGCTTTGTCGACGACCCGCGCCCGCTGGAACTGATGCTGGACGACCTCGCCTATCGCGCGATGCGGATCGATCTGCGCTTTGGGCAGGGCGGGGTGCGGGACGGGGCGCTGATCCTGTTTCTGCCCGATCCCAGCCCGCCCTCGGTGCTGACCCATGACAGCCGCGATTTGCCCCCCGCCGCCGCCGCCCCGGCAGAGGGTCCGGTGCCGCGCAGCCTCGCGCAGGCGGTCAGTGCGGTGCCACTGCCGCTGAACGTGATCCTGTGCCGCCGCCCGATCCTGCTGCGCGATCTGCGCGCGCTGCGGCCCGGCGATGTGCTGAAGCTGCCGCCCGATGCGATGTCCGCGGTGCGGATCGAAACGGCAGGCGGCCAGCTTCTGCATCGGGGCAAGCTGGGCACGCTGCATGGCAACCGTGCCATCCGCATCGGCGGCGCGCGCGGGACAGAGGATGCAGCCAGTGCTGCGGCTCAACCGACCCCGCATCGCGACGCCGCGCCCGCCTTCGATCCCGGGGACGAAGACGCCAGCCTGTTCGCGCCGGCCGGGGATGGCGACGCGCCGCCGGTGTCATTCCTGACCGAGCCGCCGCTTGGCGATGCGGCACATCCCGATCCGTTCCGCGGCGGCGCGGCGGGCGACAGGGCCTCGCCCGACTGA